Below is a genomic region from Fusarium oxysporum Fo47 chromosome VIII, complete sequence.
AGATTTTGATATTGCAATTTCCTATCTTAGGGGTTTCAACAGAGAGAATTACTTAAGAAGAACAATCCATACCCGGATCTAGTGTTTTAAGACTCAGCAAGTTGTTAGAGGCTGTACCCAGCAGGTTCTAACAAGCAGAGGTTATAAGCTGATGGGGTCAGAGTTTATTACGGTTGTCTTAGTCGGCTTACCCTGAGGCTATCACACTGTCAGACTATAGCACTAGTCAAGTATATTAAGGTGTTTTTAAGCAGACAATCAATCCCACTTTCAACACGCCTTTGTTAATCTTACAGAAATTGAGTTTATACATATAGTTTAACAATCTATAGTTTATGCCTTACATAagggttagggttaaagcAGTAGCTTCTCCAACCTGGAACATTAAATGCAAATATAAGTGTTAGCTAGTTCGACAACTTGCTGGCTAGATACATTTCATGAAGCAGGCTTCTCACGGTCCAGTAGAGCAGGAGAACGAATGGCGGATCCATAGATGACAGAAACGGCGGCGATATCGGGACTACAAGTAGAAAAGATGGGGAATTATTACAAATCATTCAAATGTCATAATTTAACACTTTTTTAGGGGATAGGCCCGCAATGGATCGGCTTAATCCTCTATACTCtctatttataaataaaatctCCCTTCGTAAAGCTCTGCATTAATTAGTTGCATACTATTAATTACTCAACAACTTCTTTATGACTTCAGAAGCACTGCAAAGGGCCTCTGAGCCGTCCAAGCGAGCTCTCGCTACATTGAAAAGTGGCCTTGCCTGGGACTTGATGCAAAAGGTAAAAGAGCGACCTCGTTACGATTTACACCTCCGCCCCGACGGAGTCATCGACCTTTCTGGGGCCCTGAACACACTTATGGATGACTGGATGAAGTCGTACGTCGAACGCTTTCCGCAGACTCTTTCACCGCGCTACGGTGCCATTCACGGTTCGCAAGCTCTCCTCAATACTGCGgccggcttcttcaacgCTTTCTTCCACCCTCATGGGAGTGCTTTAACCGGCGACCACTTGCTGGCGGCTAACGGAGTCACTTCACTCATTGATATGATGGCATGGACTCTTTGCGACCCCGGCGATGGCATTGTCTTCTTCACGCCTAATTTCTACATGTTAGATTATGACGCGAGCGTCCGCTCAGGGGTCACGACTGTGCCGGTTTCAATATCGACAATCTCAGACCCATTTGAAGCTGAGTGCCTACCGGAGCTCATGCGCCTGGTGCAatctgctgttgatgaagccaagcGAATACGCCGGGTTAACTGCCGCGTCTTATTCTTGACCAACCCGGCCAACCCGCAAGGTCGGTGCTATTCCTTATTGACGCTGCGTGCCTTAGCTATATGGTGCCGCAACAATGCCATGCATCTGGTGGCCGACGAAATCTACGCTCTATCGACTTTTGGCACCGAGTCAGACAAGGTGGGAAGTACCTTCTCATCCGTGTTAAGCATTCCGTGCGATGAGGCGACTCAACAGCACATCCACTGTCTGTACGGAGTGAGCAAGGATTTCAACATGGGTGGTCTTCGGATGGGCTTTCTTGCCACAAAGAACAGCGCAGTTCGTACCGCTGCTTCAAGAGTGGCGTAAGTAGTTGTTTCCCTGGCACGCAAGCGCTTCATCTGCGCGGATGGGCTTGTGACTAATGTATCATCTAGCTGGTTCACGTGGCTTACGTCCTTCTCGGACACATTCATCACGCAATTCTTGGAACGGCAACATCTTGTCAAGGACTACATCTCCGTCTATCAAACCCGATTGCGTCAAGCCTACCAGATTGTCTCGGGTGCGTTACGCAAGCACGCAGTTCCATTCGCCGCCGCTAACGCTGggctcttcgtcttcatcgatCTCGGGAGGTGGATCGACTTCTTTCCCCGCCCAAAGCCAGAATCTAACGTTGGGTCTGTCAGCCGTGAGTTGCAGCTATGCGAGTGGCTACTAGACCATGGGGTCTTCCTGAACGCGGGAGAGGTGAGTCATTTTTCGCTCGCTTGATAACATGGCGCTGATATGAGAACGCAGTTTGCGGGGTCGGATCGCCCGGGGCATTTCAGATTAGTCTTTACCCATAATCCGGAAGCAGCCGTGATTGCGGTAGAGCGGATTCGTAGCGCCCTCgacaagcttgaagaggGGGTCGAATTTCCGAAAGCGTGACGAGAGGCAAGGGCGCTCAGGATGTACGGGCGCTAGGTAGATTCGGGTGCACGAGAGCGCACCGTCCCCACTGACATGGAGACGACACGAAATGTCGCTTATAGCTTTACGTACGTTATCACTTTCCATTCGAATCATCTTTCACATAGAGTTAAATAAGACCTCCTGATAAGAACCAAAAGATCCGAACAAAGCATGCAAATTACATAAAATCTGGAAAAACATACTCGCAATGCTGATCACACCACTGTCCCCCAGCAACAATATGGCAACCAAGCAATCTTCCCATCACTTGCCATTGCCTCAATCGAGCCACAGCTGCTCTTGCAGCCATCACTATGGGACTGGTAGCATGTCGTCAGCTCCACCAACCAACCCCGCGACCCCAACGCTTAGCCATTTAAGCCTTGCGAACCACGGCCGAGGCGAACCAGACGTCCCTGAGTCTTGGACCCTCATGGACCCTGTTGCGCCAACCTGCACTGCCGGGTTTAGTCAGGCCTACTCCCAGAGCTCTTCTGAGCTCTGCATCTTCGCTGACCTCCTTATCCCCGGCCGTGGTGACCCCGTGCCCAAAGCTGCCGTAGGCATTTCAACCGAGGATGGCTCCATTACCTACGTGGGACCACAGTCACACATGCCTCAGCACCTCTGGGCAGCATCCCGCACAACTGTGGGATATCTCCTACCAGGCTTATGGGTCACACACACTTCGCCGGCACCATTGTTGTGGACTTTCCTAATTTTATCCAGACCCATCCGGCCACTCTTGGTGCCATGATAACACGTGGACTTCATGATACTCTTATGGCTGGCTTCACCTCGGTCAGAGATGTAGGCTCGTATGCCACTGAGGTAGCTCCTCTTGTCGATTCCGGGTTCTTACTCGGACCTAACATCTTTGGCGCTGGAGCTGCCATTGGGATTACTGGCGGCAGCTGTGATGCATGTACTTTGCTGGGCGACTTTGTTGCGACACGCCAAGGCACTTCGCCCCTCCACCCCTGGCCGGGTGTAGCAACCCTCGTCATTGCCGACGGTGTTGATGAGTGCCGCCGCGCAGTCAGGCAGCAGATCAGGCGCGGTGCTCGATGTATAAAGGTTGTAGCAACCGGTGGTGTTCTCAGCACTGCCGATGACCCTCAATACCGTCAGTACTCAGACGAAGAGCTGCATGTCCTTATGAGCGAGGCACAGTTGCAGGGTAGAGCTGTGGCCATCCATGCCCACGGCAAGTCAGGCATTATGGCTGCAGTTCGTGCGGGAGCCAAGACTATTGAGCACGGCAGTTATATCgatgaggaggctgctgagctTATGGTTGCACGAAATGTGTCTCTTGTGGCCACCCGTAAGGTAATAGAGGCAGGTCTGAAGAACCTCGACTCGTTGAACCCTCCTACGGCGCTTAAGATGAAGAATATTGCTGCGCAGCATGCCCACGCCTATGCTTTGGCTATCCGCAAGGGCGTTAAGATTGCCCTGGGCACTGATATTAGCGGCTCGAATCCTAAGTCGGGCACCGCCCATGGTAAGAACGGTGCTGAGCTGGTATATGCGGTTGCCGCTGGCCTGTCGCCTCTGGGAGCTATCGAAGCTGGCACTATCAACTCCGCAGAAACCCTAGGCCCCCAAACCCCCAAGAAAGGGCTAATCAAGGTTGGCTGGGATGCTGATATGATTGCTTTAAATGAAAACCCACTTGACAACATTCACCTGTTTGCCAACCCCGAGAATATCAAGTACGTTTGGAAGGGTGCAATGTTGGTTAAATCCCCACAAGGACAGATGCTGTGGCCGCCTCTGAAGTAGTAAACGTCGATACGCGGACCTGAAGCATATGTGGCAAACAGTGTATGGTTCTGCTTTTATCTAGCACTCTCAACATGATCATGTAGTTTTTGTAACTTTGCAATATTCCTAGGAAATTCTGTTGTAAGTCTGTAGTGAACCTGGTGAGAAAAGGTAATGAAGGTGTGACCTCAGTTGTGCGGGCTGATCTCCTATGCTGCACAGCCTATTAATAATCCCCACTCACATCAATTAATACAATAAGCGGCAGAGAGCTCTGAAGGGGGACGCACCTGTCTCTAAACCCAACAGAATAGCGATTCCTAAGCAGATTCAGGCTGATAATTGCCATATGGCAATAAGACAGCCGCCACTCGGTCCCGTGAGTAACAGCAAGATTTGAACACTCGTCCAGCTCATTCTATCAAAGGGTTTAAGCCCTAGCTTGAACCCATcactcgaagaagagaatcACAGGATAGTTATACACCGGACAGTTCCAGTGCTTTCACAGATCTGTTGAATCACCTTTCGACGTCAAATGTAACTAACATCTTTGGCTGATGTTTATGAGCCAGCAAACTAAACCGTCCCAGAGAAATCAGGCTCTCTGGTTATACCGCTGGGCCAGTGAAGTTTCAAGACAAAAGACAGCATTCTCTCTTCCCAAGGCGATCAGATCAGGGCGGTGGCTGGCCATAGCGGATTCCAAGTCGTCAGATACAATCTGCCATTACGGCCAGCTTCCTTGGTGGTGGATCCTAATTCCTTCCCTGAGAGATAGGAGAGATAGGAACTTTAAGATAAGCAGGTACAGGTTCCCTTCGATTACAATAATACTTTCACCGGCCAACCAATGCACAGTTAACTATCGCAGAACCTTGGTATAcaagctaataataaacctatGAGCGCCAGCCACcattatatatttaagacCCATAATAACATCAGATACCAGGAAACCGGCCACCCCCAGAAACCAGCCACccttaataaaatactaaaaataagatattattagtaacttaattaattaactactattatatttttctaattatataaaatttatattaataaatattttaataaaagtaagtataaaaatacttaaattttatttttttaaaatattctaatattcttcttagttataatactttttGCATCTATTTATAATCCTTTAAAATTACTAGAACTTTTATAAACTTAGtatttctattatatataactttctttttcttttttaagagatattctttttattttaattatattattataatatctcttctttagtatttaataaggAAGttataactatttaattaactGCTAATCTTATAGAAAAGCAGCCTAATAGCTAGGTTATTAGagataatacttaggataGCTTAGAGGACTTAATAaaactatataaataattaaggGGTTATAAAAAGATTAAAATTATTTAGTTTAGCTAGGgaaattactataataataagagctAATATCTTAGGAGtttaagtaattattaagtttattaagACTTTTACTAAATTATCTAGCTATAATCTAATTACTTTCTAGCTAGCTAAGGtatttaactttataatagcctttttCTAggctttattataattatataaaaaggtaatcttattaatataacttaagtctataataaaagctaaaTCTAAAAGGAATTTTTAATATAACctctttaataatttaaagactataatatttaatagttaaaaaatataaaaagtatatattaaaaggaaaagtataaatatactattaatataatacttaaatagGAAGtccttaattatataactttaatagctattaaaaattaataaataaggtttctttaggttttaaagctttattaataaattaaatatagtttttaattaaattaatataatataattatttatctagcctttcttattattagtaaattcCTAGCCTTTTAGGAAGTCTAATTTCTCTagaaaatattattattaaattattttcCCTTTAAAGATTACTAAAGGTTTTAGGATTTTTTTTATCACTAAAATATACTTAAGGATTATAATTTAAGACCTTAAACTAGgctaataaataagtattaacTTCTTATTCTTAGAACTAAGGAAAAACTAtttaaatctattataatttatttttaatttctaagttatattaattttagccttttttatatttctaaacctataataattattctaattataataatacctattataaagctagtcttattaaagttttagatattatctaattagatattatattctataattatattttatataagcctaaactaattataaataataattagatctttatatttagctctctaataattatatttctaaaataaatatatctttagTTCTagttattactttataaagttataagcctaatacttactaataggaaatatattatagtttataaatagagaattagctatttcttttataaaatataattataagggAAATTCTGATAAATTTAGgtaaaaaaataaattagattattattttttcttttaaattaaatagtcTTTATAAGTTTAAGATAGAATTATACtgtaattatatattattctttagttataaagggtattatatttaaccttatatatatttataatgCATTAGATACTTAGTTTTAGATTATTTTAAAGGGCctaaagggcaagaaggattttagttttatttaaaggctatattatattaggttattaaaaagtatttaattaaatagtaataataaaagttaaaggacttttagttaatttacttatttagttaacttacttattaaatatatttcttataaattaaattataaatttcTTAAATCTTATAAAGTTTTATAAAAAGTCTtagaaaataactataaattaaatttattattaaaagtcAGGCTTTACTtagtttttttatattttattacttaaattaaaaataaatataatataaattaaaataggtaataaactatataaaatttataaattagaaatttataaagtaaaagtaattaaaaaaagacttatatattaaatagttaaagggaatattttataaaatagaaaaactacttaaaatataataatatataaaaactacttAAATgccttattaatacctaataactcTTAAGGGaattttacttttaattataaaaaaagaatttaaaataataaattaattaataaaattaataatattaactttaattaacttaactatcttattaagtttaaataCTAGGTTATTTACTTTCTTActtttacttaatataataaaatccttttttaatatttattactttttaacttaaataaaatacttctaaaaataaaaatatataagcttaaataaatacttatttaattattactataattaaataagctTCTTCTTAATTACCTTCTTATTAgctttaatttaattttttatatatatttaataattagttAGAATtcttaataaaataaaggttagggttaggatagggttagtattaactatTTAAGTTATCTTTGTCTTAttgtttttctttaattataatatagctaataagaagaagtaaagaTTGTTCTAgaagaaaataataagaaaatagGAATATAGGTAAAAATAGGAAATAAGGAGGTAAAAAGAGAGgtaaaaagagataaaaaagtaataaaaagagagataaaaagGGATAAATAGGGAAATAAGCTAAGATAAGAGATATAGCCTAAGGAggtaataaaaataaatataattaagataagctaggaaagagatatagctagaaaaGCTATTAGAGAGAGATATAATTAGGGAAAGCTAAAGAGAGGGATATAAGGCTAAAATAGCCTATTAGAGGTCTAAGAAGACCTTCTAGAGGTATTTTAAACTAACCTAACGAAGCCTATAGGGATCTCTTTAGctataaaagctattaagatAGCCCTAATTTAGGTTAAGGTTAGGCCTATTATGGCATTAAGCTAGGTAGCTACTAGAGGGCCTATAAACTACTAAAGCTTCTTATAAGTCTTAGTAGTTTTTAGGTCTATAAGGCTACCtatagaaataataataagctaaataGTATAAAAGTACTAGCTTATTcctaaggtaataattaGGTTAGCTTATAGGCTAgttttcttattaattaggggtttttttttttacctcTAGGGAAGGCTAGCTATTAAGGGCTTTATAAAAGGCccttataattttattatacCTTGTAATTTACCTTCTATTAATGCCTTTATAGGTATCCTTATGGCCTAAGGCTGCTATAGCCTTATAAGAGTTATAAGGCAAGCTAGGGGgcttaataaaataaaaaagccTGCTTTTTAAGGcttttataatcttagaGTTTATAAAAGATAAGTCTTTCTTAATAGGCAAAACTCCTAGCTACTTATGGCCTAGATAGTTAATATTTTTAAGCCTAGCTTACTTATAACTAATAGGTAAATCTTAAAGGAAGCTTTATAACctagcctaattagctttTTTCAATACTTCCTAAGTTGTTTTTATTAACCTAGgacttatatttaaaaggggcttttttttaattttttcCAGGGTAGGTTTAAAGGCTTTTATAGCTActtaatataactatagaGCTAGCTCCTTATATAGGGGAATTCCTAGGCCTTTCTTTTTAACTAAAAGGGCTATTAGGTCTAGGCTAGGCTCCTTAGGGTAGTTATTAGGGCTTCTAGCtaataaggctataataGCCTATTTAATAAGGCTATTAGCTTCTTCTTATAGGTCTTTAAGACCTATAGGATTAAGTTACCTCTATAAGTGCCTTAGAAGAAGCTAATACTTCCcctaagaagaaggagggtatATTACTTTAGTAGGTCTTAAAGGGCAGTTAGGACCTTATTTAAGATCCTTATTTTCCCTTCTAGGAAGGCTCTTTTAGGTGCTATAAGACCTATAAAGAAGCCTAAGGCTTTaattcctttcttttttaagtcttttatagctatttcCTTACTTTTAGTTAAGTTAAGCTAGAAAGGAGACCTAGAGAAGACCTTCTTAGCTGCCTCTAAGATGCTATTTAGGGCCGGATTAAGGATATAAAGgttatttaagtatattactaAGGTTATATTAGGCAGCTTGGCTGCTAATGTCTTTAGGGTAGGTTAAAAACCTAGAGAGAATAAAAGAGGTCCTAGGGGGTTACCTTACTTAACCCCCTTAGAGGAGGCTAAGATGCCCTTATcctttataattagaagAAAAGGGCTATTATAGGCCTAGGCTACTGCCTTATAAAAGGTAGGGGTATAAGTAGCTATTATAGTAGCTATAAATGCCTTATTTACTAAatttaaggtatttataagGTCTATAGAAGTTAGCTGCTAAAAATCAAAGCTATTAGGGCCTAAGATAGCCTCTTTTAAAAGGAAAATAACTAGTTTAATACCCCCTAGGCTGTTTACATCTAGCTAGAGAGGTAATAGTATCTTAGGCCTATAAGAGGTTATAAGAATTACTTTTatagctatcttatatataaaatccCTTATACCTATAAGCCTAACCCCTCTGCCTAGCTTTTCTAGGCctataaggtattataatttatatctataatagtattataaggcttttataaggcagctataatatacctataattacttatatagtaattatagcCTGATTTTTTGCCCTGTAGTTTAATGgcttatataactattatataaggcggctaatatataataagttagCCCCTAGGGCTATGCCCTAATGGATTATATTAGCTAGCAGCCTAAGgaaggctat
It encodes:
- a CDS encoding pyridoxal phosphate-dependent transferase, producing MTSEALQRASEPSKRALATLKSGLAWDLMQKVKERPRYDLHLRPDGVIDLSGALNTLMDDWMKSYVERFPQTLSPRYGAIHGSQALLNTAAGFFNAFFHPHGSALTGDHLLAANGVTSLIDMMAWTLCDPGDGIVFFTPNFYMLDYDASVRSGVTTVPVSISTISDPFEAECLPELMRLVQSAVDEAKRIRRVNCRVLFLTNPANPQGRCYSLLTLRALAIWCRNNAMHLVADEIYALSTFGTESDKVGSTFSSVLSIPCDEATQQHIHCLYGVSKDFNMGGLRMGFLATKNSAVRTAASRVAWFTWLTSFSDTFITQFLERQHLVKDYISVYQTRLRQAYQIVSGALRKHAVPFAAANAGLFVFIDLGRWIDFFPRPKPESNVGSVSRELQLCEWLLDHGVFLNAGEFAGSDRPGHFRLVFTHNPEAAVIAVERIRSALDKLEEGVEFPKA